GAGCCGGATTATGCAAATGTTCTAGCCAAAGTTGACGAACTGATTTAAGATAAAGATTACGAAATTTCATAAAATAAACGTAACTTTATCGGGTTGTTTGTAATATGAAATTATTGATAATCATAATATTTAGCATTTTTCCGTTTTTGGTTTTAGGTCAAAACGGGACAACGGTACATGCAAGGGTGATTGATGGAGATACCGTTCCGGAGATTACCCTTTCTTCTTTCCAGATATCAGCGAAAAGAACCTGGAAATCCAGAGCTGACTATAATAGATTCAAACGATTAGAAAAGAAAGTTGTTAAAGTATATCCGTTTGCACATTTAGCTGCGCAAAAATTGGAGGATTATGCTAAACAATTGGAAAAAGTTGAATCTGAAAAAGAAAAAAGAAAGTTCTATAAAAGAATCGAGCAAGAAATTAAAGACGAATACGAAGGTGAACTTCGTAAGCTTACCGTATCTGAAGGACGTATTTTAATTAAGTTGCTTGATCGTGAAACGGGAAACACATCCTATACGTTAGTTACAGAATTGAGAGGGAAATTTTCTGCATTTTTCTGGCAGGGATTGGCACGTGTATTTGGACATAATTTAAAGTCTGAATATGATCCCGATGGTGCAGATCGTGATATAGAGTTTATTGTAAAACGAATAGAAGCTGGGTTAATTAAGATTTAATAAGACGATCAGGATTTAAATTGACTTGGAATGTTGACAGCCGTATCGTAAAAAGACTGGTTTTAAACGATTTCATTTGATTAAATAAGCCTGACGAGTGTGGTATAAAACGTGCATTTCCTTTATGTTTGTATATCCAAAAAATGATACATTATATGTATAAAAATATTATCGTATTTGCCCTTGCTATGATTTCAATTCCTGTATTTGCTGGTAAATTGGAAAAGGGATTTGAGGCACTTTTGCAGTTCGATTATTTTAAAGCAAAAGAATATTTTGAGAAGAGTTTAGAAAAGCAACCTGCTGGATCTGCATTTGGTTTGTGCAAAGTATATGGAGCTGAAAAAAGTCCGTTTTTCAATGTGGATACGGCATATAAGTACATTTCAATTTGTGACAAAGCTTATAAATCGACACCTGAGAAAGAGTTAGTGGAACTAACAGGTTTGGAGATAAACCCTTCGACTATTAATGCGGAAAAGGTAAAGCTGGCGCCTTATTTTTTTGATAGAGCGGTAGATTCAAATTCTGTAGAGTCATTTCAGGAATTTATGGATGATCACCCTACATCGAATGAGTATGAAGAAGCCGAGAAATTGAGAAATCATCTGGCATATATAAGAGCTTTGGATATCAATACAATGGAAGAGTGGGAAATCTACATGAAGAATTATCCAAACGCCATTGATTTTCCCGCAGCTAAGAAGAGTTTCCAATTATTAGAATACCAGAAGTTGACCAGGAAAGATGATGCTTACAGCTATCAGGTATTTATTAAGAATAAAACAGACAATCCATATGTTGTTGATGCGCAGGATGAGGTATATAGAATTTATACGATGGATAAGAAACCTGAGTCCTATGAGAAGTTTATCAAAGAGAATCCGGAGAATAAGCATTTTAATGATGCCTGGAATTATTTATATAAGTGTAAGACCAGTAAGTTCACTACAGCAGCAATATCTGAGTTTATTATTGATTATCCGGAATATCCGAATCAAGATAAGCTAAAAGAAGATTTGGAGTTGTCTAAAACGATGTTTGTTCCTGCAAAAAAAGGAGATTTATGGGGATTTGTGGATACAGTAGGAAATTGGAAAATTAAACCGCAGTATACCTGGGTTTCTTCGTTTAACGAAGGTAAATCAATAGTGGGTTTTTTAGGAAAGACGGTTTTTATCAATAAGAGGGGAGGTTTAATATTCCCGCATTTATTTGATGATGCGGTACAGTTTGAAGATGACTTAGCTATCGTTGAATTGGAAGAAAAGTATGGCGTGATTAATTATATGGGAGATACCGTCATTCCAATTATTTATGATGAAATAGGTGAGTTTTCTCAAGGATTGATTTATGCAGGTGTGGATGGAAAATATGGGTACTTTAATGAAAAAGGTGAGGAGAAGATCCCGTTTATTTACCAATCGGCTTTTGATTTTAAAAACAATAAAGCAATCATTCAGCAGAATGATCAATATGGGGTTATTAATGTTTTAGGACAACCATTGTTGCAACCTGTTTATGAAAGAATTATTCCGGATAGTAATCAATATGTAATAAAGAAAGGAATGCTTTATGGATTGATTTCTGCATCTGGTGATACTTTATTGCCGTTTGAATATGATCAAATTAGTTCGTTTGTAGATGACCGCGCGATAGCTGTTAAAGGAGATAAGTATCAGTACATTAATGGTAAAGGTGAAGTAGCTTTTAAAGGCGAATATCCGTTTGAAGAAACTACAATGAATTATAGCAGTTATTATAATGGCTATGCACGTATAAAATCAAGAGGTAAAGTAGGTATTATTGATGTAGATGGAAAACGTGTATTTCCTGCAATATTCTTAGATGTGGGTATTTACGACTCTTTATTGACTCCGGTAAACAAAACAGGTAAGTGGGGATTTGCCAATAGTGAAATTGAATTATCGATACCTTATGACTATAGATATGCTTACAATTTTAAGTATGGTTATGCGGTGGTAGAGAATGATACGGCTCAAGCTTTAATTAATACTAATAATGAGTTTATTCTACCATTTGGATTTGATAAAATTGAGCAATTGGATAGTAACTATATTTTGGTAGAAAAGGCAGGTAAAAAGGGACTGGTAAACTACGCTAATGAGGTAATAGTACCAGTAGAATTTGATCAGGTGAATCAAAGTGGTGAGCAGATTTTGTCATTTGAAAAGGAAGATAAGATGGAATTGTTTTTACTGAGTTCTGGAAAAGTAATTTACAAAGAAGAATAGTTTAGTTCCTGGTAGGAATGAAGAGAAGGCATGTTGAGATTTTTGGAACGTCATAAGTTTGGGTTACTGGGTACGGTTTTGTTCCACTTTCTATTTTTATACATCGCGATGTATGTGTATTTACCGAGTCCGAA
This genomic interval from bacterium SCSIO 12643 contains the following:
- a CDS encoding DUF4294 domain-containing protein, with product MKLLIIIIFSIFPFLVLGQNGTTVHARVIDGDTVPEITLSSFQISAKRTWKSRADYNRFKRLEKKVVKVYPFAHLAAQKLEDYAKQLEKVESEKEKRKFYKRIEQEIKDEYEGELRKLTVSEGRILIKLLDRETGNTSYTLVTELRGKFSAFFWQGLARVFGHNLKSEYDPDGADRDIEFIVKRIEAGLIKI
- a CDS encoding WG repeat-containing protein, whose product is MYKNIIVFALAMISIPVFAGKLEKGFEALLQFDYFKAKEYFEKSLEKQPAGSAFGLCKVYGAEKSPFFNVDTAYKYISICDKAYKSTPEKELVELTGLEINPSTINAEKVKLAPYFFDRAVDSNSVESFQEFMDDHPTSNEYEEAEKLRNHLAYIRALDINTMEEWEIYMKNYPNAIDFPAAKKSFQLLEYQKLTRKDDAYSYQVFIKNKTDNPYVVDAQDEVYRIYTMDKKPESYEKFIKENPENKHFNDAWNYLYKCKTSKFTTAAISEFIIDYPEYPNQDKLKEDLELSKTMFVPAKKGDLWGFVDTVGNWKIKPQYTWVSSFNEGKSIVGFLGKTVFINKRGGLIFPHLFDDAVQFEDDLAIVELEEKYGVINYMGDTVIPIIYDEIGEFSQGLIYAGVDGKYGYFNEKGEEKIPFIYQSAFDFKNNKAIIQQNDQYGVINVLGQPLLQPVYERIIPDSNQYVIKKGMLYGLISASGDTLLPFEYDQISSFVDDRAIAVKGDKYQYINGKGEVAFKGEYPFEETTMNYSSYYNGYARIKSRGKVGIIDVDGKRVFPAIFLDVGIYDSLLTPVNKTGKWGFANSEIELSIPYDYRYAYNFKYGYAVVENDTAQALINTNNEFILPFGFDKIEQLDSNYILVEKAGKKGLVNYANEVIVPVEFDQVNQSGEQILSFEKEDKMELFLLSSGKVIYKEE